In the genome of Rhodoferax fermentans, one region contains:
- the pilW gene encoding type IV pilus biogenesis/stability protein PilW codes for MKVTMKITSTSRLELLLAACVLCNGLTLSGCAGPTGSSRVGEVHEDIVTESDVSAERKRARIRMELALGYLEEGKTTVALDEIKQAIAVDPSYSDAFSLRGLIYMRLNDYTIAEDSFNKALSLKPRDSHVLHNMGWLKCQNGQFAQSMNYFSQALANPLYNERAKTHMAQGVCQFKAGQLPEAEVSLMKSYEYDAANPVTGYNLANVLFQRKEYVRAQFYIRRLNNTDLANAETLWLGIKIEKRMANLEAMNQLGEQLIKRFPESPQAAFFQRGAFDE; via the coding sequence ATGAAAGTCACGATGAAAATCACATCGACAAGTCGTCTAGAGTTGCTTTTGGCGGCTTGCGTCTTGTGCAATGGGTTGACACTCAGCGGCTGTGCTGGTCCGACAGGCTCAAGCCGAGTGGGTGAGGTGCACGAGGACATCGTCACCGAGTCGGATGTGAGTGCTGAGCGCAAGCGGGCACGTATCCGGATGGAGTTGGCGCTGGGGTACCTTGAAGAAGGCAAGACCACCGTCGCTTTGGACGAAATCAAGCAGGCCATTGCGGTCGATCCAAGTTATTCAGACGCTTTCAGCCTGCGCGGACTGATTTACATGCGCTTGAATGACTACACCATTGCTGAAGACAGTTTCAACAAAGCTCTGTCGCTCAAACCTCGGGACAGCCACGTGTTGCACAACATGGGGTGGTTGAAGTGCCAGAACGGGCAATTTGCCCAATCGATGAACTATTTCAGTCAGGCCCTGGCCAACCCGCTGTACAACGAGCGCGCTAAAACGCATATGGCGCAGGGTGTGTGCCAGTTCAAAGCGGGCCAATTGCCAGAGGCAGAGGTCAGTCTGATGAAGTCATACGAATATGACGCTGCCAACCCTGTCACAGGGTACAACCTGGCCAATGTTCTTTTTCAAAGAAAAGAGTATGTCCGGGCGCAGTTCTACATCCGTCGATTGAACAACACCGATTTGGCCAACGCAGAGACGTTGTGGCTCGGTATCAAGATAGAAAAACGTATGGCCAATCTTGAAGCGATGAACCAGCTTGGTGAACAGTTGATCAAGCGTTTTCCCGAGTCGCCGCAGGCTGCCTTTTTCCAGCGTGGAGCTTTTGATGAATGA
- a CDS encoding pseudouridine synthase — translation MTELPTEPTTPATDMDDAIRFEDVVSGVFDAAENEVNPAALKRVLPPQPESPKLHKVLAQAGMGSRLEMEQLILEGRITVNNEPAHIGQRVQFGDNVKVNGKPIRFKIAPPPARVLAYHKPAGEVVSHDDPQNRPTVFRKLPKLFQGKWQSVGRLDLNTEGLLLFTSSGELANNLMHPRFGLEREYAVRVLGALTLEEKHKLLDGVRLDDGMAQFGSIEEGGGEGSNCWYRVTISEGRNREVRRMLESVGHAVSRLIRIRYGSMVLPRGLKRGAWVELDDADIRLLTRASQTPGAPVRDSAETAPAGKRTPNGRGAGGAVRNRNTPGRGPARSPAAGKAAASQPDPLKTSLGYIGADSFSKQRQEAGKKRGNVPGAGRRPGGRSR, via the coding sequence ATGACCGAACTCCCTACAGAGCCGACCACGCCTGCCACTGACATGGATGATGCCATTCGTTTTGAAGACGTTGTCTCCGGTGTGTTCGATGCTGCAGAAAACGAAGTAAATCCTGCTGCGCTCAAGCGGGTTCTGCCGCCTCAGCCGGAATCACCCAAGTTGCACAAAGTGTTGGCGCAGGCTGGCATGGGCTCGCGTCTGGAGATGGAGCAGCTCATCTTGGAGGGGCGTATCACCGTCAACAATGAACCTGCGCACATTGGGCAGCGTGTTCAGTTTGGCGACAATGTCAAAGTCAATGGCAAGCCGATTCGCTTCAAGATTGCGCCGCCGCCAGCACGCGTCTTGGCCTATCACAAACCTGCAGGCGAAGTGGTCAGCCACGATGACCCGCAAAACCGTCCCACGGTGTTTCGCAAACTGCCCAAGTTGTTTCAGGGCAAATGGCAGTCGGTGGGCCGCCTTGATCTCAACACCGAGGGTTTGCTGTTGTTCACCAGCTCAGGTGAGCTGGCCAACAATTTGATGCATCCGCGGTTTGGGTTGGAGCGCGAGTATGCGGTGCGGGTGCTGGGTGCGCTGACTTTGGAAGAAAAACACAAACTGCTCGACGGTGTCCGGCTCGATGATGGCATGGCGCAGTTCGGCTCCATCGAAGAGGGGGGTGGGGAGGGGTCGAATTGCTGGTATCGGGTGACGATCTCCGAAGGGCGCAACCGCGAGGTGCGGCGCATGTTGGAGTCGGTCGGCCATGCCGTGAGCCGTCTGATCCGTATCCGTTATGGCTCCATGGTGTTGCCGAGAGGCTTGAAGCGGGGTGCCTGGGTTGAATTGGACGACGCAGATATCCGCTTGTTAACGCGGGCATCACAAACGCCAGGCGCACCTGTGCGCGACTCTGCTGAGACCGCGCCGGCGGGCAAGCGGACACCCAACGGGCGTGGTGCAGGTGGCGCGGTACGCAACCGCAACACACCGGGTCGAGGTCCTGCACGATCCCCGGCTGCTGGTAAAGCTGCAGCTTCACAACCTGATCCCTTAAAAACATCATTGGGCTACATTGGAGCTGACAGTTTTTCCAAGCAGCGTCAGGAAGCTGGCAAAAAACGCGGAAACGTACCAGGTGCTGGACGCAGGCCAGGTGGGCGCAGCAGATAA
- a CDS encoding helix-turn-helix domain-containing protein: protein MNDLGLEGDVTDVAVQSAPMQAAALLREAREVQGLHIAALAVALKVPVKKLEALEAGRFDQLPDMVFVRSLALSVCRALKVDPAPIMASLPEPQFNQFKINEAGLNTSFKDSTGASRQGVLAQLSSPLGLGVLVLIVAIVVILAWPVAPLFEDTSLVSKEAAEPMLVTEQPAPSPQVSANGVEEAVVLTQPPSGIQAEAPVAAEVPAASASKAVNAAFPLPVSTPVNVASAEVMSSASVLELSGHGESWVEVTDSAGQSKLRKLMQSGEVIRLAGQLPLSVVVGRADMVSVVVRGKPLDLTPLARENVARFEVK, encoded by the coding sequence ATGAATGATCTGGGTCTTGAGGGCGATGTGACGGATGTTGCAGTCCAGTCTGCGCCGATGCAGGCAGCGGCTCTGCTCAGAGAGGCACGTGAGGTGCAGGGGCTGCATATTGCCGCCTTGGCCGTCGCCTTGAAAGTGCCGGTCAAGAAACTCGAAGCTCTGGAGGCTGGTCGCTTTGACCAATTGCCCGACATGGTTTTTGTGCGTTCACTGGCTCTGAGTGTTTGTCGCGCCTTGAAAGTTGATCCTGCGCCGATCATGGCCAGTTTGCCGGAACCTCAGTTCAACCAGTTCAAAATCAATGAGGCTGGCTTGAACACGAGTTTCAAAGATTCCACTGGGGCATCGCGCCAAGGTGTGTTGGCGCAGCTTTCCAGCCCCCTTGGTCTCGGCGTCTTGGTTTTGATCGTTGCGATTGTGGTGATCCTGGCTTGGCCGGTCGCTCCTTTGTTTGAGGACACTTCCCTCGTATCCAAAGAGGCCGCTGAACCCATGCTGGTCACGGAGCAACCCGCCCCAAGTCCGCAGGTGTCTGCCAATGGGGTTGAGGAAGCGGTTGTTTTGACACAGCCCCCGTCTGGCATTCAGGCAGAAGCTCCCGTTGCTGCGGAGGTACCAGCTGCATCAGCAAGCAAAGCGGTGAATGCTGCTTTCCCACTTCCGGTCAGTACGCCAGTGAATGTAGCCAGCGCAGAGGTGATGAGTTCTGCAAGCGTGCTTGAGCTGAGTGGCCATGGTGAATCATGGGTTGAAGTCACTGACAGTGCAGGGCAGTCCAAGTTGCGCAAGTTGATGCAGAGTGGCGAAGTGATTCGCTTGGCAGGCCAGCTGCCTTTGTCGGTTGTGGTGGGGCGTGCAGATATGGTGTCGGTGGTTGTTCGCGGAAAGCCGCTGGATCTGACGCCTCTGGCTCGCGAAAATGTTGCGCGATTTGAGGTGAAGTGA
- the scpB gene encoding SMC-Scp complex subunit ScpB gives MNTADAKRILETALLCAQQPMPVKDMRILLGDDWATSGIDALLFELQADWSERGLELVSVSTGWRFQSRPDMQVYLERLHPEKPPRYTRATLETLAIIAYKQPVTRGDIETVRGVTVNSLTLKQLEDRGWIETIGHRDTVGRPALFATTRHFLDDLGLNSLDQLPLLTSPPQATDALESMLGQELPLADSLKAASFVSTDASSRNGELNWSNDPDPGTSPIEPVPEDTP, from the coding sequence ATGAACACGGCGGATGCCAAACGCATCCTGGAAACTGCATTGCTTTGTGCGCAACAACCCATGCCCGTCAAGGACATGCGGATCTTGTTGGGTGATGACTGGGCGACGTCCGGGATTGATGCGCTGTTGTTCGAGTTGCAGGCAGACTGGTCCGAACGCGGTCTGGAGCTGGTGTCGGTGTCTACAGGTTGGCGTTTTCAGAGTCGCCCTGACATGCAGGTGTATCTGGAGCGCTTGCATCCGGAGAAGCCGCCCAGGTATACCCGTGCGACCTTGGAGACCTTGGCCATCATTGCGTACAAGCAACCTGTCACGCGAGGTGATATCGAGACAGTTCGCGGGGTAACGGTGAACTCGCTGACCCTCAAACAGCTCGAAGACCGGGGCTGGATTGAGACGATTGGGCACCGTGATACCGTGGGCAGGCCTGCGCTGTTCGCCACAACCCGTCATTTTTTGGACGATCTGGGGCTCAACTCCCTGGATCAACTGCCGCTGTTGACATCGCCACCCCAAGCCACCGATGCTCTCGAATCGATGTTGGGGCAGGAGTTGCCCTTGGCTGACTCGCTGAAAGCAGCCTCTTTCGTTTCAACCGACGCCAGTTCACGCAATGGCGAATTGAACTGGTCGAACGATCCCGATCCGGGCACGAGCCCGATTGAACCCGTACCTGAGGACACACCATGA
- the ndk gene encoding nucleoside-diphosphate kinase, translated as MAIERTLSIIKPDAVAKNVIGQIYARFEAAGLKIVASKMAHLSRREAEAFYAVHKERPFFKDLVEFMISGPVMIQALEGENAILKNRELMGATDPKKAAPGTIRADFADSIDANAVHGSDAAETAAVEVSFFFPGMNVFSR; from the coding sequence ATGGCTATCGAACGCACTCTCTCCATCATCAAGCCTGACGCTGTTGCCAAAAACGTGATCGGTCAGATTTATGCCCGCTTTGAAGCTGCTGGCCTGAAAATTGTGGCCTCCAAGATGGCGCATTTGTCACGCCGCGAGGCCGAAGCTTTTTATGCAGTACATAAAGAGCGTCCTTTCTTCAAGGATCTGGTCGAATTCATGATTTCCGGTCCGGTCATGATCCAGGCACTGGAAGGTGAAAACGCCATCCTCAAGAACCGTGAACTGATGGGTGCAACAGACCCTAAAAAAGCCGCACCTGGCACCATCCGCGCTGATTTTGCTGACAGCATTGATGCCAATGCAGTGCACGGCTCTGACGCCGCCGAGACAGCCGCTGTCGAAGTGAGCTTCTTTTTCCCTGGCATGAACGTTTTTTCACGCTGA
- the rlmN gene encoding 23S rRNA (adenine(2503)-C(2))-methyltransferase RlmN: MTVNLLEHDLESLAAFCERLGEKRFRAVQLFRWIHQRGCSRFEDMSDLAKSLREKLKGVAHVKAMDVISQHISADGTIKWLFDVGGGNAVETVFIPEDDRGTLCLSTQAGCAMGCRFCSTGHQGFSRNLTTGEIIAQLWFAEHFLRKHLKRDERVISNTVMMGMGEPLQNYSALIPALRMMLDDHGYGLSRRRVTVSTSGLVKKMDLLGVECPVALAVSLHAPNNALRDYLVPLNIKHPLEELMPACVNYLEHAPRDFITFEYCMLDAVNDSDAQAQELVQLVKKYRNSVSWCKFNLIPFNPFPASGLHRSKPERVQGFAKILSEAGITTTVRKTRGDDIDAACGQLAGDVVDRTRVTVRIARQRSSELNSSPLDVPSDAKI, from the coding sequence ATGACGGTCAACCTGCTCGAACACGACCTCGAGAGTTTGGCCGCTTTTTGCGAGCGGCTGGGCGAGAAGCGCTTTCGCGCTGTTCAGCTGTTTCGCTGGATCCACCAAAGAGGATGTTCTCGTTTTGAGGACATGAGCGATCTGGCGAAATCCTTGCGCGAAAAACTCAAGGGTGTTGCCCATGTCAAGGCGATGGATGTCATCTCCCAGCATATTTCTGCGGATGGCACCATCAAATGGCTCTTCGATGTAGGCGGTGGCAACGCCGTGGAGACGGTCTTTATCCCGGAGGATGACCGAGGGACGCTGTGTCTATCGACCCAGGCCGGATGCGCCATGGGTTGTCGATTTTGCTCAACCGGGCATCAAGGTTTCAGTCGCAACCTGACCACGGGTGAAATCATCGCGCAACTTTGGTTTGCCGAGCATTTTTTGCGCAAGCATCTCAAACGCGATGAGCGGGTGATCTCCAACACCGTGATGATGGGCATGGGTGAGCCCTTGCAGAACTATTCAGCACTGATTCCGGCTCTCCGAATGATGTTGGACGACCACGGATATGGCTTGTCACGTCGTCGTGTCACGGTGTCGACGTCTGGTTTGGTCAAGAAAATGGACTTGTTGGGCGTTGAATGCCCAGTGGCCTTGGCTGTTTCTCTGCATGCGCCCAACAATGCATTGCGTGATTACCTGGTGCCACTCAACATCAAACATCCGCTTGAAGAGTTGATGCCAGCGTGTGTTAACTACCTCGAACATGCCCCAAGGGATTTCATTACCTTTGAATACTGCATGCTCGACGCGGTTAATGACAGCGATGCGCAGGCGCAGGAACTGGTCCAGTTGGTAAAGAAATACAGGAACTCGGTGTCGTGGTGCAAATTCAATCTGATCCCCTTTAATCCTTTTCCGGCCTCCGGCCTGCATCGGTCCAAGCCGGAGCGAGTCCAAGGATTTGCAAAAATCCTGAGCGAAGCAGGCATCACAACCACCGTGCGAAAGACCCGTGGTGATGATATTGATGCGGCCTGTGGTCAGCTTGCAGGTGATGTGGTTGACCGGACCCGGGTGACTGTGCGAATTGCCCGTCAACGTAGTTCTGAGTTGAATTCAAGTCCTTTGGATGTCCCAAGCGATGCGAAAATCTGA